A genome region from Mycolicibacterium litorale includes the following:
- a CDS encoding MoaD/ThiS family protein, with protein MSVTVSIPTILRTHTGGEKRVSASGATLADVISDLEANYAGISERLVDKDNPGKLQRFVNIYVNDEDVRFSGGMDTAISDGDSVTILPAVAGG; from the coding sequence ATGTCCGTCACCGTCTCCATCCCGACCATCCTGCGCACCCACACCGGGGGCGAGAAGCGCGTCAGCGCGTCCGGCGCCACCCTCGCCGACGTGATCAGCGACCTCGAGGCCAACTACGCCGGCATCTCCGAGCGGCTGGTCGACAAGGACAACCCGGGCAAGCTGCAGCGCTTCGTCAACATCTACGTCAACGACGAGGACGTCCGCTTCTCCGGCGGTATGGACACCGCGATCTCCGACGGCGACTCGGTGACGATCCTGCCCGCCGTGGCGGGCGGCTGA
- a CDS encoding cyclic nucleotide-degrading phosphodiesterase, with protein MGVRITVLGCSGSVVGPDSPASGYLVTAPDTPPLVLDFGGGVLGALQRHADPNAVHVLLSHLHADHCLDLPGLFVWRRYHPTPATDRGVLYGPANTWARLGAASSPEGGEIDDISDIFEVRHWSDNQAVQIGSLSVLPRLVCHPTESYGMRLTDPSGATFVYSGDTGFCDPLIELARGADVFLCEASWTHSPDRPPKLHLSGTEAGRVAALAGVGELLLTHIPPWTSREDVISEAKAEFDGPVHAVVCNESFDVTRR; from the coding sequence GTGGGCGTGCGAATCACCGTACTCGGTTGCTCCGGCAGTGTTGTCGGGCCTGATTCGCCGGCGTCCGGGTACCTCGTGACCGCGCCCGACACCCCGCCGCTGGTCCTCGATTTCGGTGGGGGCGTGCTCGGTGCGCTGCAGCGGCACGCCGACCCCAACGCGGTGCACGTGCTGCTGAGCCACCTGCACGCCGACCACTGCCTGGACCTGCCCGGGCTGTTCGTCTGGCGGCGCTACCACCCGACCCCCGCCACCGACCGCGGCGTGCTCTACGGCCCGGCCAACACGTGGGCCCGGTTGGGTGCCGCGTCGTCGCCCGAGGGCGGGGAGATCGACGACATCTCCGACATCTTCGAGGTCCGGCACTGGTCGGACAATCAGGCGGTGCAGATCGGCTCGCTGTCGGTGCTGCCCAGGCTGGTGTGCCATCCGACCGAGTCCTACGGCATGCGGCTGACCGATCCGTCCGGCGCCACCTTCGTCTACAGCGGCGACACCGGGTTCTGCGATCCGCTCATCGAACTCGCGCGCGGCGCCGACGTGTTCCTGTGCGAGGCGTCGTGGACGCATTCGCCGGACCGGCCGCCCAAACTGCACCTGTCGGGAACCGAGGCCGGCCGGGTGGCGGCGCTGGCCGGGGTCGGGGAACTGCTGCTCACCCACATCCCGCCGTGGACCTCGCGTGAGGACGTGATCAGCGAGGCGAAGGCGGAGTTCGACGGTCCGGTGCACGCGGTCGTGTGCAACGAATCGTTCGACGTCACCCGGCGCTGA
- the rph gene encoding ribonuclease PH: MSRREDGRLDDELRPVRITRGFTSHPAGSVLVEFGETRVMCTASVTEGVPRWRKGSGQGWLTAEYAMLPAATHDRSDRESVKGRVGGRTQEISRLIGRSLRACIDLNALGENTIAVDCDVLQADGGTRTAAITGAYVALADAVTYLAAAGKLSDPRPLSCAIAAVSVGVVDGRVRVDLPYTEDSRAEVDMNVVATDTGTLVEIQGTGEGATFPRSTLDKLLDLAMASCEQLFVVQREALDAPYPGVLPEPTSPPKKAFGS, from the coding sequence GTGTCCAGACGAGAAGACGGCCGGCTTGACGACGAGTTGCGTCCGGTGCGCATCACGCGCGGTTTCACCTCGCACCCGGCCGGTTCGGTCCTGGTCGAGTTCGGCGAGACGCGGGTGATGTGCACGGCCAGCGTCACCGAAGGGGTGCCGCGCTGGCGTAAGGGTTCGGGGCAGGGCTGGCTCACCGCCGAGTACGCGATGCTGCCCGCCGCGACCCACGACCGCTCCGACCGCGAATCGGTCAAGGGCCGCGTCGGTGGCCGCACCCAGGAGATCAGCCGGCTCATCGGCCGGTCGCTGCGCGCCTGCATCGATCTGAATGCGTTGGGGGAGAACACGATCGCGGTCGACTGCGATGTGCTCCAGGCCGACGGCGGCACCCGTACCGCGGCGATCACCGGCGCCTACGTCGCACTGGCCGATGCGGTCACCTACCTCGCCGCGGCCGGGAAGCTGTCCGATCCGCGGCCGCTGTCGTGTGCGATCGCGGCGGTCAGCGTGGGCGTCGTCGACGGCCGGGTGCGCGTGGATCTGCCGTACACCGAGGATTCGCGCGCCGAGGTCGACATGAACGTCGTCGCCACCGACACCGGCACGCTGGTGGAGATCCAGGGCACCGGCGAGGGGGCGACGTTCCCGCGCTCGACGCTCGACAAGCTGCTCGACCTCGCGATGGCGTCGTGCGAGCAGTTGTTCGTCGTCCAGCGCGAAGCCCTCGACGCGCCGTACCCCGGTGTGCTGCCGGAGCCGACGTCGCCGCCGAAGAAGGCGTTCGGAAGCTGA
- the murI gene encoding glutamate racemase — translation MTEPADPRLAPVGIFDSGVGGLTVARAVIDQLPDEDIVYVGDTGNGPYGPLSIPQVRAHALAIGDDLVDRGVKALVIACNTASAACLRDARERYAPVPVVEVILPAVRRAVATTRNGRIGVIGTAATIASGAYQDAFAAARDIEVIGVACPRFVDFVERGVTSGRQVLGLAEGYLEPLQRADVDTLVLGCTHYPMLSGLIQLAMGDHVTLVSSAEETAKDLLRVLTELDLLAPHPDGPNPAPATRVFESTGDPEAFTALAARFLGPGLNGVRPVQRRVDA, via the coding sequence GTGACGGAGCCGGCGGACCCCCGGCTGGCGCCGGTCGGGATCTTCGACTCCGGCGTCGGCGGGCTCACCGTGGCGCGGGCCGTCATCGACCAACTGCCGGACGAGGACATCGTCTACGTCGGCGACACCGGCAACGGGCCGTACGGACCGCTGTCCATCCCGCAGGTCCGCGCCCACGCGCTCGCGATCGGCGACGATCTCGTGGATCGCGGGGTCAAGGCACTGGTGATCGCCTGTAACACCGCGTCCGCGGCGTGTCTGCGCGACGCCCGCGAGCGCTACGCCCCGGTGCCCGTCGTGGAGGTGATCCTGCCCGCAGTGCGCCGCGCCGTCGCGACCACCCGCAACGGCCGCATCGGGGTGATCGGGACCGCGGCGACCATCGCGTCGGGCGCCTACCAGGACGCGTTCGCCGCCGCCCGGGACATCGAGGTGATCGGCGTGGCCTGCCCGCGGTTCGTCGACTTCGTCGAGCGCGGCGTCACCAGCGGCCGCCAGGTTCTCGGACTCGCGGAGGGGTATCTCGAACCGCTGCAGCGCGCCGACGTCGACACCCTGGTGCTCGGGTGCACGCACTACCCGATGCTCTCGGGTCTCATCCAGCTGGCGATGGGCGATCACGTCACGCTGGTGTCCAGTGCCGAGGAGACCGCCAAGGACCTGCTGCGGGTGCTCACCGAACTCGACCTGCTGGCACCGCACCCGGACGGTCCGAACCCCGCACCGGCCACCCGGGTGTTCGAATCCACCGGGGACCCAGAGGCTTTCACCGCGTTGGCGGCCCGCTTCCTCGGACCCGGTCTGAATGGGGTCCGGCCGGTTCAGCGCCGCGTCGACGCGTAG
- a CDS encoding PLP-dependent cysteine synthase family protein has protein sequence MARYDSVLQALGNTPLVGCPRLSPRWDDDEQGPHVRLWAKLEDRNPTGSIKDRPALRMIEQAERDGLLKPGATILEPTSGNTGISLAMAALLKGYRMICVMPENTSIERRQLLELYGARIIFSPAEGGSNTAVAHAKELAAANPEWVMLYQYGNPANADAHYYGTGPELLADLPEITHFVAGLGTTGTLMGTGRFLRENVPGVQIVAAEPRYGEGVYALRNIDEGFIPELYDPDVLTTRFSVGSFDAIKRTRELVTTEGIFAGVSTGAILHAALGMAAKAVKAGERADIAFTVCDAGWKYLSTGAYAGSLDDAEDALEGQLWA, from the coding sequence TTGGCCCGCTACGACTCGGTTCTGCAGGCCCTCGGCAACACCCCGCTGGTCGGCTGCCCGCGGCTGTCGCCGCGATGGGATGACGACGAGCAGGGGCCGCACGTGCGGCTGTGGGCCAAACTCGAGGACCGCAACCCGACCGGTTCGATCAAGGACCGGCCCGCGCTGCGGATGATCGAACAGGCCGAGCGCGACGGGCTGCTGAAGCCCGGGGCGACGATCCTGGAACCCACGAGCGGCAACACCGGCATCTCGCTGGCGATGGCCGCGCTGCTCAAGGGCTATCGGATGATCTGCGTGATGCCCGAGAACACCTCGATCGAGCGCAGGCAGCTGCTCGAGCTCTACGGCGCGCGCATCATCTTCTCGCCGGCCGAGGGCGGGTCCAACACCGCGGTCGCCCACGCCAAGGAGCTCGCGGCGGCCAACCCCGAGTGGGTGATGCTCTACCAGTACGGCAACCCCGCGAACGCCGATGCGCACTACTACGGGACCGGCCCGGAACTGCTCGCCGACCTGCCCGAGATCACCCATTTCGTCGCCGGCCTCGGCACCACAGGAACCCTGATGGGCACCGGACGGTTCCTGCGCGAGAACGTGCCGGGTGTGCAGATCGTCGCCGCCGAACCGCGCTACGGCGAAGGCGTCTACGCGCTGCGCAACATCGACGAGGGCTTCATCCCCGAGCTGTACGACCCCGACGTGCTGACCACCCGGTTCTCCGTCGGTTCGTTCGACGCGATAAAGCGGACCCGCGAGCTGGTCACCACCGAGGGCATCTTCGCCGGTGTCTCGACCGGGGCGATCCTGCACGCGGCGCTCGGGATGGCCGCCAAGGCCGTGAAGGCGGGGGAGCGCGCGGACATCGCGTTCACCGTGTGCGACGCCGGCTGGAAGTATCTGTCGACCGGCGCGTACGCCGGTAGCCTGGACGACGCCGAAGACGCGTTGGAAGGGCAACTATGGGCATGA
- a CDS encoding rhomboid family intramembrane serine protease: protein MGMTGPGYPANLPAPQQKRPVWVVGGVTIVSFVVLLYIVELFDSLTGHRLDDNGIRPLETDGLWGILVAPLLHANWQHLVANTGPALVLGFLMTLAGLSRFIYATAIVWILGGLGTWLIGNVGAHCPYVGVQCETNHIGASGLIFGWLTFLLVFGFFTRKVWEIVVGVIVLFVYGGILLGVLPGTLGVSWQGHLCGAVAGVIAAYVLSSPERKARELRRSRTSPPYLTS from the coding sequence ATGGGCATGACGGGCCCGGGATATCCCGCCAACCTCCCGGCGCCGCAGCAGAAGCGGCCGGTGTGGGTGGTCGGCGGTGTCACGATCGTCAGCTTCGTCGTCCTGCTCTACATCGTCGAACTGTTCGATTCGCTGACCGGGCACCGCCTCGATGACAACGGCATCCGGCCGCTGGAGACCGACGGTCTGTGGGGGATCCTCGTCGCGCCGCTGCTGCACGCCAACTGGCAGCACCTCGTCGCCAACACCGGCCCGGCCCTGGTGCTCGGCTTCCTGATGACGCTGGCCGGGTTGTCCCGGTTCATCTATGCCACCGCGATCGTGTGGATCCTCGGCGGGCTCGGGACGTGGCTGATCGGCAACGTCGGCGCGCACTGCCCCTATGTGGGTGTGCAATGCGAGACCAACCACATCGGCGCCTCGGGGCTGATCTTCGGCTGGCTGACCTTCCTGCTCGTGTTCGGCTTCTTCACCCGCAAGGTGTGGGAGATCGTCGTCGGCGTCATCGTGCTGTTCGTCTACGGCGGCATCCTGCTCGGCGTGCTGCCCGGCACGTTGGGAGTGTCCTGGCAGGGACACCTGTGCGGCGCCGTCGCCGGGGTGATCGCCGCCTACGTCCTGTCCAGCCCGGAACGCAAGGCGCGTGAGCTGCGCCGGTCGCGGACCTCACCGCCGTACCTGACCTCGTGA
- a CDS encoding Mov34/MPN/PAD-1 family protein — protein sequence MLTIRADLVDAMVAHARADHPDEACGIIAGPEGSDRPERHIAMLNAERSPTFYRFDSGEQLKVWRALEESGDAPIIIYHSHTATEAYPSRTDISYASEPDAHYVLVSTRDPEQHELRSYRIVDGVVTEEPVTIVDEY from the coding sequence GTGCTGACGATTCGCGCCGACCTGGTCGACGCCATGGTCGCCCATGCCCGCGCCGACCATCCCGACGAGGCGTGCGGCATCATCGCCGGACCCGAGGGGTCGGACCGGCCGGAGCGGCACATCGCCATGCTCAACGCCGAACGTTCACCGACGTTCTACCGGTTCGACTCCGGTGAACAGCTCAAGGTGTGGCGCGCATTGGAGGAGTCGGGCGACGCCCCGATAATCATCTACCACTCGCACACCGCGACCGAGGCGTACCCCAGCCGCACCGACATCTCCTACGCCTCCGAACCCGACGCGCACTACGTGCTGGTGTCGACCCGCGACCCGGAGCAGCACGAACTGCGCAGTTACCGCATCGTCGACGGCGTGGTGACCGAAGAGCCCGTCACGATCGTCGACGAGTACTGA